From Zingiber officinale cultivar Zhangliang chromosome 5B, Zo_v1.1, whole genome shotgun sequence, the proteins below share one genomic window:
- the LOC121985153 gene encoding 40S ribosomal protein S29: protein MGHSNVWNSHPKNYGPGSRLCRVCGNPHAIIRKYGLMCCRQCFRSNAKDIGFIKYR from the exons ATGGGGCACTCAAACGTCTGGAACTCGCATCCCAAGAACTATGGACCTGGATCTCGGCTATG CCGTGTTTGTGGGAACCCACATGCAATAATCAGGAAGTATGGTCTCATGTGTTGCAGACAGTGCTTCCGCAGCAACGCCAAAGATATTGGCTTTATTAAG TATCGCTGA